The following coding sequences lie in one Peribacillus frigoritolerans genomic window:
- the murQ gene encoding N-acetylmuramic acid 6-phosphate etherase, protein MEEHLRTLTTELRNEKTMNIDSVNTMEIISAINKEDYKVAAAVEEVLPEIETVVEWACESLKKGGRLIYIGAGTSGRLGVLDAVECPPTFRTPPDRVLGIIAGGEKAFVRAVEGAEDKEEFGECDLIDVGLTANDTVIGIAASGRTPYVKGALRYARKVGAKAVALSCNKNASITEAADIGIEVVVGPEVLTGSTRMKAATAHKMVLNMISTATMIRLGKVYENLMVDVNVSNQKLKERAISIIETVTNADYDQALNTLEKANNQVKPAIVMIKTATNYEKAMELLENADGDVRKAISIHED, encoded by the coding sequence ATGGAAGAACACTTGCGTACATTAACGACCGAATTACGGAACGAAAAGACAATGAATATCGACAGTGTAAATACGATGGAAATCATTTCTGCAATCAATAAAGAAGATTATAAAGTGGCAGCAGCGGTTGAAGAGGTATTGCCAGAAATTGAAACGGTGGTTGAATGGGCTTGCGAATCGTTAAAAAAAGGAGGGAGACTCATATACATCGGAGCAGGAACGAGCGGAAGACTCGGTGTGCTGGATGCGGTGGAATGTCCCCCGACTTTCAGAACACCGCCTGATAGGGTACTGGGAATAATCGCAGGAGGGGAAAAGGCGTTCGTTCGGGCTGTTGAAGGAGCAGAGGATAAAGAAGAGTTTGGGGAATGTGATCTGATTGACGTGGGCCTTACAGCTAATGATACGGTTATTGGCATTGCGGCAAGCGGCCGTACCCCGTATGTGAAGGGCGCTTTACGTTATGCAAGAAAAGTCGGGGCTAAAGCGGTCGCTTTATCATGCAATAAAAACGCGAGCATCACAGAAGCAGCTGATATAGGGATTGAAGTGGTTGTCGGACCGGAAGTGTTAACAGGATCCACGAGAATGAAAGCGGCAACCGCACATAAAATGGTACTTAATATGATTTCAACGGCAACCATGATCCGGCTGGGAAAAGTCTATGAAAATCTGATGGTTGATGTAAATGTCAGTAATCAAAAACTGAAGGAACGTGCAATAAGCATCATAGAAACTGTAACGAATGCTGACTATGATCAAGCATTGAATACGCTTGAAAAGGCAAATAATCAAGTTAAGCCAGCGATTGTCATGATAAAAACGGCAACAAATTATGAAAAAGCAATGGAGTTACTGGAAAATGCGGATGGAGATGTCAGAAAAGCAATCTCGATCCATGAAGATTAA
- a CDS encoding ABC transporter substrate-binding protein: protein MKKLKVLFIFLLLMITVLTGCNKGDSPVSSSGSKGKSENVVNIGFSGPLSGAAALYGKRTLNGVEMAVNEINDAGGFEVNDKKYTLNLVSLDDKYLPNETGSNAKRLIQEYDTPIIFTPHSGGVLALQVFNEQEEFIIGAYTSEPAVTDSGNSLTVRIPPNYEGYIEPFTTYAMEHFGKKIAALPTSSQYGKDWTEAVLPHWEKQGGKVVYNSSIDFAKETDFFTIVTNALKKDPDVLFIGGASEPTAKVAKQARELGFKGGFIIMDQAKLDQMKPIAGSYETLEGSIGVLPLMDSDEEAIPAFVEKYQKNYKEDPSSEVGLNYIAMYAFVEAMKSAGSVDDAKAIRKHMQDGLSNIGPDQKIYDIPSIDENGGFASTIVVGAVENGKVVPIR from the coding sequence ATGAAAAAACTGAAAGTATTATTTATTTTTCTCCTGCTAATGATCACTGTGTTGACTGGGTGCAATAAAGGGGATAGCCCTGTGTCAAGCAGTGGCAGTAAAGGCAAAAGTGAAAATGTCGTTAACATCGGTTTTAGCGGTCCTTTAAGCGGGGCAGCAGCGTTATATGGGAAACGGACATTGAATGGTGTGGAAATGGCTGTCAATGAAATTAACGATGCTGGTGGGTTTGAAGTAAATGATAAGAAATACACATTGAATTTAGTTTCGTTGGATGATAAATACCTTCCCAATGAAACAGGGTCGAATGCTAAACGGTTAATTCAGGAATATGATACGCCGATCATTTTTACGCCTCATAGTGGGGGTGTGCTGGCACTTCAGGTTTTTAATGAACAAGAGGAATTCATCATTGGGGCATATACGAGTGAACCGGCAGTTACCGATAGCGGAAATTCATTAACCGTTCGAATTCCACCGAATTACGAGGGGTATATTGAACCTTTTACAACATATGCAATGGAACATTTCGGCAAGAAAATTGCCGCTTTGCCAACATCTTCGCAATACGGTAAAGACTGGACGGAAGCCGTGCTCCCACATTGGGAAAAGCAAGGCGGAAAAGTCGTTTATAATTCATCGATTGATTTCGCCAAAGAAACCGATTTCTTTACGATTGTCACCAATGCCTTGAAAAAAGATCCTGATGTGCTATTTATCGGTGGTGCTTCGGAACCAACGGCAAAAGTAGCGAAGCAAGCTCGGGAGCTAGGGTTTAAGGGCGGTTTCATCATCATGGATCAAGCAAAGCTAGATCAAATGAAGCCGATTGCAGGTTCATATGAAACATTGGAAGGCTCGATTGGCGTTCTGCCACTGATGGACTCAGATGAAGAAGCAATACCTGCTTTCGTTGAGAAATATCAAAAGAATTATAAGGAAGATCCAAGCTCCGAAGTTGGTTTGAACTATATCGCCATGTATGCGTTTGTGGAAGCGATGAAATCTGCAGGCAGCGTTGATGATGCCAAGGCCATCCGTAAGCATATGCAAGATGGACTTTCAAATATAGGGCCAGATCAAAAAATATACGATATTCCCTCAATTGATGAAAATGGAGGATTTGCATCAACTATTGTCGTCGGTGCAGTAGAAAACGGGAAAGTAGTCCCTATCCGTTAA
- a CDS encoding PTS transporter subunit EIIC: protein MGKGDKYTSLAEELLGKLGGASNVADAAHCMTRLRVLPIDRSKVKMEEIKNTEGVFGVIEEETIQIVLGPGVVNKVHTEFEKLLEDSSGNLNLKEVASKNKSEIDRKNAKPFKLFLRRIASIFIPLIPALVASGLITGITKAIVQAGWLAAESQLAIILTVIGSGLFAYLGILVGTNAAKEYGGSPALGAVAGILVINPAVGDISLFGENLLPGRGGLIGVLFAAIFIALVEKQVRKFIPQSLDIILTPTIALLITGIVTYIVFMPVGGFLSDAITTGLLNVLDFGGVVAGFVLGAAFLPLVITGLHQGLTPVHLELINSIGDDPLLPILAMGGAGQVGAAFAIYMKTKKASLKRAIGGGLPSGMLGIGEPLIFGVTLPLGRPFLTACLGAGVGGAFQAQFGIATSSIGVSGLPLTFLVHPNQIALFLAGLFISYIAGFIFTYLFGFKDEMAVEFK, encoded by the coding sequence ATGGGTAAGGGGGATAAGTACACCAGTTTAGCCGAAGAATTATTGGGGAAATTAGGCGGGGCATCAAATGTTGCCGATGCTGCACATTGTATGACCAGACTAAGGGTACTGCCAATCGATCGTTCGAAAGTAAAAATGGAAGAAATAAAAAATACTGAAGGCGTATTTGGCGTCATTGAAGAGGAAACGATACAAATCGTCCTCGGGCCAGGCGTGGTGAACAAGGTTCATACAGAATTTGAAAAGCTTTTGGAAGATTCTTCAGGCAATTTGAACTTAAAGGAAGTGGCCTCGAAGAATAAATCAGAGATTGATAGGAAAAATGCAAAACCTTTTAAACTTTTTTTACGCAGGATTGCAAGTATTTTCATCCCTTTAATTCCCGCCTTAGTGGCATCAGGTTTGATTACCGGTATTACAAAAGCAATCGTTCAAGCAGGCTGGCTAGCAGCAGAATCACAGTTAGCCATCATTTTAACCGTTATCGGATCGGGGCTGTTTGCCTACTTGGGGATTTTGGTTGGGACCAATGCAGCAAAAGAATACGGTGGATCACCTGCACTTGGTGCAGTAGCGGGTATCTTGGTCATCAACCCCGCCGTCGGCGACATTTCATTGTTTGGTGAAAATTTGCTCCCTGGCCGCGGTGGCTTGATAGGAGTCCTCTTTGCAGCTATTTTCATAGCCTTGGTGGAAAAACAGGTCAGGAAATTCATTCCTCAATCACTGGATATCATTTTGACGCCAACCATCGCTTTACTCATTACTGGGATTGTCACTTACATTGTATTTATGCCGGTAGGTGGGTTTTTATCGGATGCCATTACGACTGGGTTATTGAATGTATTGGATTTCGGCGGTGTTGTAGCTGGATTCGTCCTTGGTGCTGCCTTCCTCCCTCTCGTCATTACTGGTTTACATCAAGGTTTAACGCCTGTCCATCTAGAATTGATAAATTCGATTGGAGATGATCCACTGCTTCCCATTTTGGCGATGGGTGGCGCAGGCCAAGTGGGAGCGGCATTTGCCATCTATATGAAAACGAAGAAAGCAAGTTTGAAGAGAGCAATCGGAGGAGGCCTTCCTTCCGGGATGCTTGGTATCGGCGAACCTCTTATATTTGGAGTGACCCTGCCATTGGGCCGGCCTTTCTTAACGGCATGTTTAGGTGCAGGAGTAGGCGGAGCATTCCAGGCTCAATTCGGAATCGCAACGTCGTCGATCGGTGTGTCCGGACTGCCGCTTACCTTTTTAGTTCATCCAAACCAAATCGCTCTGTTCCTAGCTGGATTGTTCATTTCCTATATAGCAGGATTTATTTTTACGTATCTGTTTGGATTTAAAGATGAAATGGCGGTTGAATTCAAGTGA
- the nagE gene encoding N-acetylglucosamine-specific PTS transporter subunit IIBC yields MKKYLQKIGRSLMLPVAVLPAAAILMGIGYWIDPAGWGAGSPLAAFLIKAGSSIIDNMAILFAVGVALGMSKGKDGAAALSGLVAYLVVTTLLSTDSVAMLQGIDAKDVNPAFVKIENAFVGILSGLIAAAMYNRFSKVELPDALAFFSGKRLVPILTAVVMLLVSLILFFVWPLIYSWLVIFGEGISELGAAGAGLYGFFNRLLIPTGLHHALNSVFWFDVIGLNDIGKFWAGTGIKGTTGMYQAGFFPVMMFGLPAAALAMYHTAKSRKKKQVASLMLAAGFASFFTGVTEPLEFAFMFVAPALFVVHALLTGISLAIAATFQWTAGFGFSAGFIDFVLSSRLPLANEPYMLLLQGLAFAVIYYFLFRFLITRFNLMTPGREDDTEDELDGGGGTAEADSGQGGNNESKFFGMASAIYEGLGGDANVTSVDNCVTRLRVEVENMGAVDQNKIKSTGVAGINIVGPQSIQVIVGTQVQFIADEIEKIRRQ; encoded by the coding sequence ATGAAAAAATATCTTCAAAAAATTGGACGTTCCTTGATGCTGCCAGTAGCCGTATTGCCGGCAGCCGCCATTTTAATGGGGATCGGTTATTGGATAGATCCGGCAGGATGGGGAGCGGGAAGTCCGTTAGCGGCTTTCTTAATAAAAGCAGGTTCTTCGATCATTGACAATATGGCTATCTTGTTTGCTGTTGGAGTGGCGTTGGGGATGTCGAAAGGAAAAGATGGAGCCGCGGCTTTAAGCGGACTGGTAGCCTATCTAGTTGTAACGACATTGCTTTCCACGGACTCTGTAGCGATGTTGCAGGGAATTGATGCAAAGGATGTAAATCCAGCATTTGTGAAAATAGAAAATGCATTTGTCGGAATCCTCTCGGGCCTTATAGCGGCAGCTATGTATAATCGGTTCAGTAAGGTCGAGCTGCCGGATGCACTCGCTTTCTTTAGCGGTAAACGCCTTGTACCGATCCTTACTGCGGTTGTCATGTTACTGGTTTCCCTTATATTATTCTTCGTATGGCCACTCATCTACTCATGGTTAGTTATATTTGGGGAAGGAATAAGTGAATTAGGTGCTGCTGGAGCAGGACTCTATGGATTCTTTAATCGGCTTTTGATACCAACAGGTTTACATCATGCGTTAAACTCTGTATTCTGGTTCGATGTAATAGGACTTAACGATATCGGTAAATTCTGGGCTGGAACAGGAATAAAAGGAACCACAGGCATGTATCAAGCCGGATTCTTTCCCGTCATGATGTTCGGTTTGCCGGCAGCAGCCCTTGCCATGTACCATACCGCAAAATCACGGAAGAAAAAACAAGTTGCCTCATTAATGCTCGCAGCCGGTTTCGCTTCATTTTTCACAGGCGTCACTGAACCGTTGGAATTTGCTTTCATGTTTGTTGCACCAGCCCTATTCGTTGTGCATGCCTTATTAACAGGAATATCATTAGCTATTGCTGCGACTTTTCAATGGACAGCAGGGTTCGGTTTTAGTGCTGGATTCATTGACTTTGTATTAAGTTCAAGATTACCACTGGCAAATGAACCGTATATGCTACTTCTTCAAGGACTGGCTTTTGCTGTCATCTACTATTTCTTATTCCGATTCTTGATAACAAGATTCAATTTAATGACTCCTGGCAGAGAAGATGATACAGAAGATGAGCTTGATGGCGGAGGAGGGACTGCGGAAGCAGACAGCGGTCAAGGCGGGAATAATGAGAGTAAATTCTTTGGAATGGCTTCCGCTATTTATGAGGGATTAGGCGGAGACGCAAACGTTACATCTGTAGATAACTGCGTTACCCGTTTAAGAGTTGAAGTGGAAAATATGGGGGCTGTCGATCAGAATAAAATCAAATCAACAGGGGTTGCTGGAATCAATATCGTGGGTCCCCAAAGCATTCAAGTCATCGTAGGGACACAGGTACAATTCATAGCTGATGAAATTGAAAAAATCCGGCGGCAATAA
- a CDS encoding DUF1801 domain-containing protein, with protein MYKQKTKETDSSVIEFIENVDNPKKREDAYELLDVFTETTGCEAKMWGPSIIGFGTYHYKYESGHEGDAPLVGFSPRKAKISLYFAPGDKKREELLQAFGKHTSGKACVYINKVADIDINVLKELIIQSVKFLRDTYPDNEI; from the coding sequence ATGTATAAACAAAAAACCAAAGAAACTGACAGTAGTGTCATTGAGTTCATTGAGAACGTCGATAATCCGAAAAAACGTGAAGATGCATACGAATTGTTGGATGTTTTTACCGAAACGACAGGTTGTGAGGCAAAGATGTGGGGACCGAGCATAATTGGGTTCGGTACCTATCATTATAAATATGAATCAGGTCACGAAGGCGATGCCCCGCTGGTGGGCTTCTCGCCTCGAAAAGCAAAAATCAGTTTATATTTTGCTCCGGGAGACAAAAAAAGAGAAGAATTGTTACAGGCATTTGGTAAACACACTTCCGGAAAAGCGTGTGTGTACATCAATAAAGTTGCAGATATCGATATTAACGTATTGAAAGAATTGATTATTCAATCTGTCAAGTTTTTGAGAGATACATACCCGGACAATGAAATATAA
- a CDS encoding glycoside hydrolase family 3 protein, whose product MIKRICAPAGIALFLGFISILGGNATAKGSETEKTVSDIQEIVANMTVDEKVGQMLMPDFRNWQKQGEAKATGFIEMNSEVASIIKKYHLGGVILFAENVVDTEQTVRLTDGLQMASPDLPLFITIDQEGGIVTRLQTGTNLPGNMALGAARKESYAYQSGEIIGKELSSLGINVNFGPSVDVNNNPGNPVIGVRSFSSDPELVAKMGIQTIKGLQNQNTIATTKHFPGHGDTAVDSHYGLPLVSHDKERLRSIELMPFQRAIDAGVDMMMTAHVQFPAFDDTTYISKKDGQEIMVPATLSHKVITGLLREEMGFDGVVVTDALNMKAIADNFGQEEAVVLALKSGVDIALMPAQVNSLQMEKNLTSVFNAVKAAVASGEIPLNQVNQSVTRILELKVKRGILNPDETPIDKKIETALQVVGNEDHLKKERKIAEDAITLLKNEDKTLPFKPKKNDKVLILAPFDDQVESMSRSISELAVKKKIKKVQITGMSFSGKSFTDQVARLIDESDFVITGSYVVKNDPAVNDGVIDDSIQDSSKWATAFPRAVMNHANKKDKEFVLMSLRNPYDVANFEEAKAVLAVYGFKGYSNGRYRQPNIPAGISTIFGESKPKGTLPVDIPSVTKPSESLYKFGYGLDIKSGRPIKK is encoded by the coding sequence ATGATAAAAAGGATATGTGCCCCTGCTGGAATCGCATTATTCTTAGGTTTTATATCCATTCTGGGAGGGAATGCGACAGCAAAAGGATCAGAGACTGAAAAAACGGTATCGGATATTCAGGAAATCGTAGCAAACATGACAGTCGATGAAAAAGTCGGACAAATGCTCATGCCGGATTTTCGCAATTGGCAAAAACAAGGAGAAGCGAAGGCGACGGGGTTTATTGAAATGAACTCAGAAGTTGCAAGCATCATCAAAAAATATCATCTGGGCGGTGTTATTCTGTTTGCTGAGAATGTAGTCGATACCGAACAAACGGTTCGGCTCACCGATGGTTTGCAGATGGCAAGCCCGGACCTTCCGCTGTTCATAACGATTGATCAGGAAGGGGGAATCGTAACTCGCCTTCAAACTGGAACGAACCTTCCTGGTAATATGGCACTTGGTGCAGCCAGAAAGGAGAGTTATGCTTATCAATCTGGAGAAATCATTGGCAAGGAACTGTCGTCACTTGGCATAAATGTCAATTTTGGGCCGTCTGTCGATGTCAATAATAATCCTGGAAATCCCGTTATTGGCGTTCGTTCCTTCAGTTCTGATCCGGAACTTGTAGCAAAGATGGGCATTCAGACGATAAAAGGATTGCAAAATCAGAACACGATAGCAACGACCAAGCATTTCCCCGGCCACGGAGATACAGCAGTCGATAGTCATTATGGTCTCCCTCTTGTTTCTCATGATAAAGAACGTTTGCGTTCCATCGAGTTGATGCCTTTCCAAAGGGCAATCGATGCTGGAGTTGATATGATGATGACTGCACATGTTCAATTTCCTGCATTCGATGACACTACGTATATCAGTAAAAAAGACGGTCAAGAGATTATGGTTCCTGCGACGTTGTCACATAAGGTCATCACGGGTTTATTACGTGAAGAAATGGGTTTTGACGGTGTTGTGGTTACAGATGCATTGAATATGAAAGCCATCGCGGACAACTTCGGACAGGAAGAAGCTGTTGTCCTTGCATTGAAGTCAGGAGTTGATATTGCATTGATGCCTGCACAGGTTAATTCGCTTCAAATGGAAAAGAATTTAACCTCTGTATTCAATGCAGTGAAGGCAGCAGTGGCAAGCGGGGAAATTCCTCTAAATCAAGTCAATCAATCTGTAACGAGGATACTTGAACTGAAAGTGAAAAGAGGGATATTAAACCCTGATGAAACTCCGATCGATAAAAAAATCGAAACCGCGCTTCAAGTGGTAGGGAATGAAGATCATTTGAAAAAAGAAAGGAAAATCGCGGAAGATGCCATCACCTTATTGAAAAATGAAGACAAAACATTGCCTTTCAAACCCAAGAAAAATGATAAAGTTTTAATTCTTGCTCCTTTTGATGACCAAGTTGAATCCATGTCCAGGAGCATTAGCGAATTAGCTGTTAAAAAGAAAATAAAGAAAGTCCAAATAACGGGTATGAGTTTTTCAGGAAAGTCATTTACAGATCAAGTGGCCAGACTCATTGATGAATCGGACTTTGTCATAACTGGTTCCTATGTTGTCAAAAACGATCCGGCTGTCAATGATGGAGTGATCGATGATAGCATTCAAGATTCTTCGAAGTGGGCAACAGCCTTCCCTAGAGCGGTCATGAATCATGCTAATAAGAAAGATAAAGAATTTGTTTTAATGAGTTTAAGAAACCCTTATGATGTTGCAAACTTTGAAGAAGCGAAAGCGGTTCTTGCTGTTTACGGGTTCAAAGGGTATTCGAATGGGCGTTATAGACAGCCGAATATCCCGGCAGGCATCTCGACCATTTTTGGAGAATCAAAACCAAAAGGCACGTTGCCGGTCGATATACCATCAGTAACTAAGCCCTCTGAGAGTCTTTATAAATTTGGATATGGATTAGATATTAAATCTGGAAGACCCATTAAAAAATAG
- a CDS encoding exo-beta-N-acetylmuramidase NamZ family protein — protein sequence MKRMIILFTICLLTFGIVSSKSVTAVKEKKKQKVSPGIEVLLKEEKNVLSGKKVGLITNPTGIDSKLTSIVDLLHDDPDINLTALFGPEHGVRGDAQAGASVEYYIDEKTGLPVYSLYGKTKKPTPEMLKDVEVLVFDIQDVGTRYYTYIYTMAYAMEAAKENDIPFIVLDRPNPQGGESVDGPVLEPEFSSFVGLYPIPLKHGMTVGELATLFNKEFKIGADLKVIKMKGWKRDMDYDDTGLPFVLPSPNMPAVSTTFVYPATGLIEGTNVSEGRGTTKPFELIGAPYINSDELAGKLNELRLPGVKFRAASFTPTFSKHAGKLSHGVEIYITDREEFKAVPTGLHIIKTIQDLYPGDFEFLAAKNFNLLIGNGWVMSRIEEGSSVNEIMKEYQVKQDAFKKVRKNYLLYK from the coding sequence TTGAAAAGAATGATAATCCTTTTTACCATTTGTCTGTTGACTTTCGGCATTGTTTCCTCAAAAAGTGTAACCGCTGTTAAAGAGAAGAAAAAACAAAAGGTCAGTCCCGGTATTGAAGTCCTTTTAAAAGAAGAAAAGAACGTGTTAAGCGGAAAGAAAGTCGGCTTGATTACGAACCCAACTGGCATCGATTCAAAATTAACCAGCATCGTCGATCTACTTCATGATGATCCGGACATTAATTTGACAGCGTTATTTGGTCCTGAACATGGAGTGCGTGGAGATGCGCAAGCTGGTGCAAGCGTTGAATATTATATTGATGAAAAAACAGGGTTGCCCGTTTATAGCTTATATGGCAAAACGAAAAAACCGACGCCTGAAATGTTAAAGGATGTTGAGGTCCTTGTTTTTGATATCCAGGATGTCGGAACACGCTATTACACTTATATCTACACGATGGCATATGCAATGGAAGCAGCCAAAGAAAATGATATCCCCTTTATCGTGCTGGACCGGCCGAACCCGCAAGGCGGGGAGTCGGTAGATGGGCCGGTACTTGAACCTGAATTCTCATCGTTTGTCGGTTTGTACCCAATACCGCTTAAGCATGGGATGACAGTTGGGGAACTCGCGACTTTGTTCAATAAGGAATTTAAAATTGGTGCAGATCTTAAGGTCATCAAGATGAAAGGCTGGAAGCGAGATATGGACTATGATGATACTGGTCTCCCTTTTGTCTTGCCGTCACCGAATATGCCGGCAGTTTCCACTACTTTCGTGTATCCGGCTACAGGCTTGATCGAGGGAACGAATGTCTCGGAAGGCAGAGGAACGACTAAACCATTCGAGTTGATTGGTGCTCCTTATATAAACAGTGATGAGCTTGCTGGGAAATTAAATGAATTAAGGTTACCTGGCGTAAAATTCAGGGCAGCCTCCTTTACACCTACATTTTCAAAACATGCAGGTAAACTCAGCCACGGAGTGGAAATTTATATAACGGATAGAGAGGAATTCAAGGCTGTCCCTACTGGACTTCACATCATCAAGACCATTCAGGATCTATATCCTGGTGATTTCGAATTCCTTGCAGCCAAAAATTTCAATTTATTGATTGGCAATGGCTGGGTAATGTCAAGAATTGAAGAAGGTTCATCAGTAAATGAAATCATGAAAGAATATCAAGTAAAGCAGGATGCTTTTAAAAAGGTTCGTAAAAACTACTTGCTCTATAAATAA
- a CDS encoding MupG family TIM beta-alpha barrel fold protein produces the protein MIGISFYLQDPHAETQIIHAADLGVKRAFTSLHIPEEKVDLVKRMIRLLKLSESYGMEIHADVSIKTLDHLGISKFTDLWPLGIKGIRLDDGFDKETVISLSKVFSLSLNASTLNEDELLAVLGGGVEPENLIAWHNFYPRPETGLEEEFFHEQNRMFKKYGIPIFAFIPGAGSKRGPIHEGLPTLEKHRLMNPYAAGIELFQHVEGVYVGDQGTENNLLENLTAYKNQNILTVRAESRLLQSGPYELRPDVSQDVFRLQNTRVTANVEPSNTVARSLGSITMDNDGYGRYRGEVQICKRDLGANHRVNVIGRIIEEDIPLLSLLMPGQTIKLIIE, from the coding sequence GTGATCGGAATCTCTTTTTATCTACAAGACCCGCATGCAGAAACACAAATCATACATGCTGCTGACCTGGGAGTGAAGAGAGCATTTACCTCGCTTCATATTCCTGAAGAAAAGGTCGACCTCGTGAAGAGAATGATCAGACTTTTAAAGCTTTCAGAGTCCTACGGAATGGAAATCCATGCAGATGTCTCAATAAAAACGCTTGATCATTTGGGGATTAGCAAATTTACGGATTTATGGCCATTAGGTATTAAAGGTATTCGCCTTGATGATGGATTTGATAAAGAAACGGTCATATCTTTATCCAAGGTGTTTTCACTTTCACTGAATGCAAGTACGTTGAATGAAGATGAACTTTTAGCCGTGCTTGGAGGCGGTGTGGAACCGGAAAATCTGATAGCTTGGCACAACTTTTATCCAAGGCCTGAAACGGGCCTTGAGGAAGAATTCTTTCATGAACAAAATCGAATGTTCAAGAAATACGGCATACCGATCTTTGCTTTCATCCCAGGTGCAGGAAGTAAACGCGGTCCAATTCATGAAGGTCTTCCAACGCTTGAAAAACACAGGTTGATGAATCCTTACGCTGCCGGTATCGAGCTGTTTCAGCATGTGGAAGGAGTTTACGTTGGAGATCAAGGAACGGAGAATAATCTGCTTGAGAATCTGACCGCTTATAAAAATCAAAATATTCTAACTGTTAGAGCGGAATCCCGACTCTTGCAAAGCGGTCCGTACGAATTGAGGCCAGATGTTTCTCAAGATGTTTTCCGGCTGCAGAATACCCGGGTCACAGCAAATGTTGAGCCGAGTAATACAGTTGCACGCAGCCTTGGATCCATAACGATGGACAATGATGGTTACGGAAGATATCGGGGAGAGGTCCAAATTTGCAAGAGAGACCTAGGGGCAAATCACCGAGTTAATGTGATTGGGCGAATCATAGAAGAAGATATTCCCTTGCTGTCCCTTCTAATGCCTGGTCAAACGATAAAACTTATAATTGAGTGA
- a CDS encoding MurR/RpiR family transcriptional regulator, with amino-acid sequence MATGGLSIIQTMLSKLPQSEQKLAEYILKNPHEVVNSTVQELSTSAQTSGAAVIRLCKSLGIKGFQDLKIRIAGDLMKTVEQGYRDIEPSESLYRIVEKTTSNSIQTIRDTSEIIDHDNLKHAITLMLKAKTVHFCGVGASNIVAADAQQKLLRINKGATAFTDMHLVATLIANADENDIVFAISFSGETPEVVNILKLAKERGVKTIGLTHYGQTTVSSLCDATLYTSFSNEAPFRSAATSSRLAQLYMIDILFLGMASEQYEETVHYIDNTRSAIKSMTDRYK; translated from the coding sequence ATGGCTACAGGAGGATTATCAATCATACAGACGATGTTGAGCAAGCTGCCGCAATCTGAACAAAAACTAGCAGAATATATTCTCAAGAATCCTCATGAAGTTGTGAACAGCACTGTACAGGAATTAAGTACGTCTGCCCAAACAAGCGGGGCTGCTGTTATTAGGTTGTGTAAGTCGCTTGGCATAAAAGGATTTCAAGATCTGAAAATAAGGATTGCTGGAGATTTGATGAAGACCGTTGAACAGGGCTACCGGGATATCGAGCCTTCCGAATCACTGTATCGGATTGTGGAGAAAACAACGAGTAATTCGATTCAGACCATCCGGGACACATCTGAAATAATCGATCACGATAATCTCAAACATGCGATAACGCTGATGCTGAAAGCTAAAACCGTCCACTTTTGCGGTGTCGGTGCTTCGAATATAGTTGCGGCTGACGCTCAGCAAAAATTACTACGCATCAATAAAGGGGCAACGGCTTTTACAGATATGCATTTAGTTGCAACCTTGATTGCAAATGCTGATGAAAATGATATCGTTTTTGCCATTTCATTCTCAGGGGAAACACCTGAAGTTGTCAATATATTGAAGCTGGCAAAAGAACGTGGGGTCAAGACGATCGGGCTGACTCATTATGGCCAAACAACGGTATCTTCTTTGTGTGACGCCACACTGTATACATCCTTTTCGAATGAAGCACCGTTTCGAAGTGCAGCCACATCCTCACGATTGGCACAATTATATATGATTGACATTTTGTTTTTGGGGATGGCTTCAGAGCAATATGAAGAGACTGTTCACTATATTGATAACACCAGGTCTGCCATTAAATCGATGACAGATCGATATAAATGA